The following proteins are encoded in a genomic region of Arthrobacter jiangjiafuii:
- a CDS encoding TrkH family potassium uptake protein, which translates to MSTTRQPRLQLQQFHPARMFASLRDFVDALAAGSPARLALMVFALVILVFTGLLSLPASSSSGEVTPLHDALFTAVSAVCVTGLTVVSTATHWSGFGQVLILIAIQVGGLGILTMASLLALAVNRKLGVRGKLIAQEGMNTGRLGEVGSLLRIVVTTTVAIELILAAVMAPRFMLLGESAGQAIWHAVFYSVSAFNNAGFTPHSDGLVPYDEDLWILVPLMVGVFVGSLGFPVIMVLMRSKFHVRQWNLHTKLTLLVTTILLVGGSILWGAFEWFNTATIGEMNVADRILHSVFASVMTRSGGFSLVNMSDLDSSTLVITDMLMFAGGGSASTAGGIKVTTLAVIFLAVVAEARGDADVRAFGRTIAASAMRVAISVVILGATLVAVSTVVLLAITKETLEPVLFEVISAFATVGLSIGLSEALPPEGKYVLSALMFAGRVGTITLAAALAIRQRNTLYHYPEERPIIG; encoded by the coding sequence ATGTCCACCACCCGCCAGCCACGGCTGCAGTTGCAGCAGTTCCATCCCGCGAGGATGTTCGCCAGCCTGCGGGACTTCGTGGACGCCCTGGCCGCCGGCTCCCCCGCACGGCTGGCCCTGATGGTGTTTGCACTGGTTATCCTGGTGTTCACCGGTCTGCTGTCACTGCCGGCCTCCTCCAGCAGCGGAGAGGTCACGCCCCTGCACGACGCGCTCTTTACCGCGGTGTCAGCCGTCTGCGTCACCGGGCTCACGGTGGTTTCCACCGCCACGCACTGGTCCGGCTTCGGGCAGGTCCTGATCCTGATCGCCATCCAGGTGGGCGGACTGGGCATCCTGACCATGGCCTCGCTGCTGGCGCTGGCGGTGAACCGGAAGCTGGGCGTGCGTGGAAAGCTGATCGCGCAGGAGGGCATGAACACCGGACGGCTGGGCGAGGTCGGATCCCTGCTGCGCATCGTCGTCACCACCACGGTAGCCATTGAGTTGATCCTGGCGGCCGTGATGGCCCCGCGCTTCATGCTCCTGGGCGAATCCGCTGGCCAGGCGATCTGGCATGCCGTCTTTTACTCGGTCTCGGCCTTTAACAACGCCGGCTTCACCCCGCACTCCGACGGGCTGGTCCCCTATGACGAGGATCTGTGGATCCTGGTGCCGTTGATGGTGGGAGTCTTTGTCGGCAGCCTGGGCTTCCCGGTGATCATGGTGCTGATGCGGAGCAAGTTCCATGTCCGGCAGTGGAACCTGCACACCAAGCTCACCCTGCTGGTCACGACCATCCTGCTGGTGGGCGGCAGCATCCTGTGGGGCGCCTTCGAGTGGTTCAACACCGCCACCATCGGGGAGATGAACGTTGCGGACCGGATCCTGCATTCGGTGTTCGCCTCCGTGATGACCCGCTCCGGCGGTTTCAGCCTGGTCAATATGTCCGACCTGGATTCGAGCACGCTGGTCATCACCGACATGCTGATGTTTGCCGGCGGCGGCTCGGCGTCCACCGCCGGCGGCATCAAAGTCACCACCCTGGCCGTGATTTTCCTGGCCGTGGTGGCCGAGGCCCGCGGCGACGCCGACGTGCGGGCCTTTGGCCGCACCATCGCCGCCAGTGCCATGCGGGTGGCGATCTCCGTGGTCATTCTCGGCGCGACCCTGGTGGCCGTCTCCACCGTGGTGCTGCTGGCCATCACCAAGGAGACGCTGGAGCCGGTGCTGTTCGAGGTGATTTCCGCGTTTGCAACGGTAGGGCTGAGTATTGGATTGAGCGAGGCGCTGCCGCCGGAGGGCAAATATGTGCTCTCCGCCCTGATGTTCGCCGGCCGGGTGGGCACCATTACCCTGGCTGCGGCTCTGGCCATCCGGCAGCGCAACACGCTGTACCACTACCCCGAGGAAAGGCCGATCATTGGCTGA
- a CDS encoding potassium channel family protein, whose product MADRPAHNAPVLVIGLGRFGSATAEQLVKQGREVLAIERDPVLVQKASGILTHVVQADATNIDALTQLGAQDFSAAVVGVGTSIESSVLITVNLVDLGIEHLWVKAITSAHGKILTRIGANHVIYPEADAGRRAAHLVGGRMLDFIEFDDDFAIVKMYPPRETQGFTLGESKVRSKYGVTVVGVKSPGEDFTYARQDTKVSSRDMLIVSGHVDLLERFAARP is encoded by the coding sequence TTGGCTGACAGACCAGCTCATAATGCTCCCGTCCTGGTGATCGGACTGGGACGCTTTGGCTCCGCCACTGCCGAACAGCTGGTGAAGCAGGGGCGGGAGGTCCTCGCCATCGAACGCGATCCGGTCCTCGTGCAGAAGGCCTCCGGCATCCTCACGCACGTTGTGCAGGCCGACGCCACCAACATCGACGCGCTGACCCAGCTTGGGGCGCAGGACTTTTCCGCCGCCGTCGTCGGCGTGGGCACCTCGATCGAATCCAGCGTGCTGATCACCGTGAACCTGGTGGACCTGGGGATCGAGCACCTGTGGGTCAAGGCCATCACCTCCGCGCACGGCAAGATCCTGACCCGGATCGGCGCCAATCACGTGATCTATCCGGAGGCCGACGCCGGCCGGCGCGCCGCCCACCTGGTGGGCGGGCGCATGCTCGACTTCATCGAGTTCGACGACGATTTCGCCATCGTGAAGATGTATCCGCCGCGCGAGACCCAGGGCTTCACGCTCGGCGAATCCAAGGTGCGCTCCAAGTACGGGGTGACAGTGGTGGGCGTGAAGTCCCCGGGCGAGGACTTCACGTACGCCCGGCAGGACACCAAGGTCTCCTCCCGCGACATGCTCATTGTCTCCGGGCACGTGGACCTGCTCGAGCGCTTCGCCGCCCGGCCGTAA
- the proC gene encoding pyrroline-5-carboxylate reductase: MDTGHINLTFLGCGSMNEAILGGILAGGLPAAQVSATVRRPERAAELRERYDGLTVLAGNEDPEANRTAAAGADVVILGVKPVGVAALLAEIAPVLKPGTVVISVAAAVSLELLEAGLPAGQPVIRSMPNTPSRLGRGVVSLSAGTSAGEEEMALAAELLSSTGRVVQVPEEQVDAVSAVSGSGPAYAFYLAEAMARAGVELGLDPELSAILARDTVAGAGYMLAEPGADATALRRAVSSPNGTTEAAIRSFDEQGLPDVIARGARAAAERAAEITAELSAK, encoded by the coding sequence ATGGATACCGGACATATCAATCTGACCTTTTTGGGCTGCGGCTCAATGAACGAAGCCATCCTTGGCGGAATCCTGGCCGGCGGCCTGCCGGCTGCGCAGGTGAGCGCCACCGTGCGGCGCCCGGAGCGGGCAGCCGAGCTGCGCGAACGCTACGACGGGCTCACCGTGCTGGCAGGCAACGAGGATCCGGAAGCCAACCGCACCGCTGCGGCCGGCGCCGACGTCGTCATCCTCGGGGTCAAGCCCGTGGGCGTTGCGGCGCTGTTAGCGGAGATTGCGCCCGTGCTGAAGCCCGGCACCGTGGTGATCAGCGTGGCGGCGGCTGTGTCGCTGGAGCTGCTCGAAGCCGGGCTTCCCGCCGGCCAGCCCGTGATCCGGTCCATGCCCAACACCCCCTCCCGGCTGGGCCGCGGCGTGGTGTCCCTGTCCGCCGGCACGTCCGCCGGCGAGGAGGAGATGGCGCTGGCCGCCGAGCTGCTCTCCTCCACCGGCCGCGTGGTGCAGGTTCCCGAGGAACAGGTCGACGCCGTCTCGGCCGTGAGCGGATCCGGACCCGCGTACGCCTTCTATCTCGCCGAGGCCATGGCCCGGGCCGGTGTGGAACTGGGCCTGGATCCTGAGCTCTCAGCCATCCTGGCCCGGGACACCGTGGCCGGCGCCGGTTACATGCTGGCCGAACCCGGTGCCGACGCCACCGCGCTGCGCCGGGCCGTGAGCAGCCCCAACGGCACCACCGAGGCGGCCATCCGCAGCTTTGACGAGCAGGGCCTGCCGGACGTCATAGCGCGCGGCGCCCGTGCTGCAGCTGAGCGCGCGGCGGAAATCACCGCGGAGCTTTCCGCGAAGTAG
- a CDS encoding sugar phosphate isomerase/epimerase family protein translates to MSTSPKISVPEDTSAAAIPVALSSASVYPLSVHDTFAIAHDLGYDGVEIMVTGNADSQNPQTLNALSERYGQPIMAIHAPTLLLTQQVWGKAWTKIELSAAMAAEVGATTVVAHPPFRWQSGYAENFAEGVRHIAEQYGVIIAVENMYPWRVRGREAKAYLPHWNPVTEPYEHVTWDFSHAAIAGMDSYEELLKLGPRLHHVHLTDGTPNGRDEHMLPGEGTQRCAEALQYLSETGFSGVVAIEVSTRKVKGAGEREDQLKQTLEFARMNLGQISE, encoded by the coding sequence ATGAGTACCTCACCGAAGATCTCCGTACCGGAGGACACCAGTGCAGCAGCCATTCCCGTAGCCCTGTCCAGTGCCTCCGTGTATCCACTCAGCGTCCATGACACCTTCGCCATCGCCCACGACCTGGGGTACGACGGCGTGGAAATCATGGTCACCGGCAATGCCGACAGCCAGAACCCGCAGACACTGAACGCCCTGAGCGAGCGGTACGGACAGCCGATCATGGCCATCCACGCGCCCACCCTGCTGCTGACCCAGCAGGTCTGGGGCAAGGCCTGGACCAAGATTGAACTCTCCGCCGCCATGGCTGCGGAGGTGGGGGCCACCACCGTCGTCGCGCACCCGCCTTTCCGCTGGCAGTCCGGTTACGCCGAGAACTTTGCCGAGGGCGTGCGGCACATCGCCGAGCAGTACGGCGTGATCATTGCCGTGGAGAACATGTACCCGTGGCGGGTCCGCGGCCGCGAGGCCAAGGCCTACCTGCCGCACTGGAATCCCGTGACCGAACCCTACGAGCACGTCACGTGGGACTTCTCCCACGCTGCGATCGCCGGCATGGATTCCTACGAGGAACTGCTCAAGCTCGGCCCCCGCCTGCACCACGTGCACCTGACCGACGGCACGCCGAACGGCCGCGACGAACATATGCTGCCCGGGGAGGGAACCCAGCGCTGCGCCGAGGCCCTGCAATACCTGAGCGAAACCGGGTTCAGCGGCGTGGTGGCCATCGAGGTCAGCACCCGCAAGGTCAAGGGGGCCGGTGAGCGGGAGGACCAGCTCAAGCAGACGCTGGAATTCGCGCGGATGAACCTCGGCCAGATCTCCGAATAA
- a CDS encoding Ppx/GppA family phosphatase, with protein sequence MRLGVLDIGSNTVHLLLVDAHPGARPVPFASHKRPLSLLAYLDDDGAITEAGQRELTTFVAEAGEFARRHRAQDLLAFCTSAIREAANGEAVLARVEAQTSVRLQELSGPEEASLTFLAVRRWYGWGAGTLLNLDIGGGSFEMAQGADELPQTALSLPLGAGRLTRDWLAGDPPTAKSIKKLRKYIKASVQEAAEAFSEAGRPDLAVGTSKTFRSLARIAGAAPSADGHYVRRQLQRTDLGMWTKRLEAMSIDDRSNLDGVSAVRASQVLAGAMTAHAAMKAFDLSVLEICPWALREGLILQRFDNLRFETDGALPETPRPETAPETTARPQGPGGLPSESGLATAGSLGYDGRHSHFYGKSH encoded by the coding sequence ATGCGTTTAGGCGTCCTTGATATCGGGTCCAATACCGTCCACCTGCTCCTGGTGGACGCCCATCCCGGTGCCCGGCCGGTGCCGTTCGCCTCGCACAAGCGGCCGCTGTCGCTGCTGGCTTACCTGGACGACGACGGCGCCATCACCGAAGCGGGCCAGCGCGAGCTGACCACCTTCGTGGCCGAGGCCGGGGAATTCGCCCGGCGGCACCGCGCCCAGGACCTGCTGGCCTTCTGCACCTCGGCCATCCGCGAAGCGGCCAACGGCGAAGCCGTGCTGGCCCGGGTGGAGGCGCAGACATCGGTCCGGCTGCAGGAACTGAGCGGCCCGGAGGAAGCATCCCTGACCTTCCTGGCCGTCCGCCGCTGGTACGGCTGGGGTGCCGGGACACTGCTGAACCTGGATATCGGCGGCGGTTCCTTCGAAATGGCGCAGGGCGCCGACGAACTTCCCCAGACCGCGCTGTCCCTGCCGCTGGGTGCCGGACGGCTGACCCGCGATTGGCTGGCCGGGGATCCCCCCACAGCCAAGAGCATCAAAAAGCTGCGCAAGTACATCAAGGCATCCGTCCAGGAAGCCGCCGAGGCGTTCAGCGAGGCCGGACGGCCGGATCTCGCGGTGGGAACGTCCAAGACGTTCCGGTCCCTGGCCCGTATCGCCGGTGCCGCTCCCTCCGCTGATGGGCACTACGTGCGCCGGCAGCTGCAGCGCACCGACCTGGGCATGTGGACCAAGCGGCTGGAAGCGATGAGCATCGACGACCGCAGCAACCTGGACGGAGTCTCAGCCGTCCGCGCCTCCCAGGTGCTGGCCGGGGCGATGACCGCGCACGCCGCCATGAAGGCCTTTGACCTGTCAGTCCTCGAAATCTGTCCATGGGCGCTGCGCGAGGGCCTGATCCTGCAGCGCTTCGACAACCTGCGGTTCGAGACCGACGGCGCCCTGCCCGAAACCCCGCGTCCCGAAACAGCACCTGAAACAACCGCCCGCCCGCAAGGCCCGGGCGGCCTGCCGTCGGAATCAGGGCTTGCCACCGCTGGCAGCCTCGGTTACGACGGCCGGCACAGCCACTTCTACGGAAAGTCCCACTGA
- the topA gene encoding type I DNA topoisomerase codes for MPVKASDKKTGKKLVIVESPAKGKTIAGYLGEGFEVTASMGHIRDLPQPSDLPAELKKTGVGKFAVDLDNDFEPYYVVSADKKKKVAELKAALKDADELYLATDGDREGEAIAWHLLQVLKPKVPVHRLTFPEITKEAIQRALLEMRDVDVAMVDAQETRRILDRLYGYEISPVLWRKVARGLSAGRVQSVATRLVVERERERMAFRPASYWDLLGTFATGAAESFKAKLVSVDGARVATGKDFSDLGQLKAKAVAHLDEAAATSLAANLESASFSVRSVDTKPYTRRPAAPFTTSTLQQEAGRKLRYSSKVTMQVAQRLYENGYITYMRTDSPALSDQAINAARRQASELYGPEYVPEARRVYKGKSKNAQEAHEAIRPAGDSFRTPAQVASSLRGDEFKLYELIWKRTVASQMADAKGSTASVRLGAVASDGRDAEFSASGTVITFRGFMAAYEEGRDAARDDDAEGTEGARLPVLKADDALTAADLNAVGHETSPPPRYTEASLVKVLEELGIGRPSTYAATISTIMDRGYVTNRGQALVPSWIAFSVVRLLEEHFTDYVDYDFTAELEEDLDRIARGEAGRVQWLNQFYYGDRVETGLHTIVNDLGEIDAKAINSIEIAPGITLRVGKFGPYLERPLPADAPEGTEPERANVPEDLAPDELTAEKAIELMETAGPEERVLGEDPETGRTIVARNGRYGPYVIELIPEVTAEELAAAPVEYYKNGKPKPPKKPVKAKPRTGSLFKSMSVETVTLEEALKLMKLPRVLGTDAEGNEITVQNGRFGPYLKKGTDSRSIGSEEEIFSITLEQALEIYSQPKQRGGRQAAAPLAEFGTDPVSEKPIVVKDGRFGPYITDGITNITVPRSTAIEELTREQAIELLAEKREKGPAKKPAARKPAARKRTPAKK; via the coding sequence GTGCCAGTTAAGGCGAGCGACAAGAAGACCGGCAAGAAGTTAGTCATTGTCGAGTCTCCCGCCAAGGGCAAGACCATTGCCGGCTATTTGGGCGAGGGCTTTGAGGTGACGGCCTCCATGGGCCATATCCGCGACCTGCCCCAGCCGTCGGACCTGCCGGCCGAGCTGAAGAAGACCGGCGTCGGCAAATTCGCCGTGGACCTGGACAACGACTTTGAACCGTATTACGTCGTTTCCGCGGACAAGAAGAAGAAGGTCGCCGAGCTCAAGGCCGCCCTCAAGGACGCCGACGAACTCTACCTCGCAACTGACGGTGACCGCGAAGGTGAAGCCATTGCCTGGCACCTGCTGCAGGTGCTCAAGCCCAAGGTTCCGGTGCACCGCCTGACGTTCCCCGAAATCACCAAGGAAGCCATCCAGCGCGCCCTGCTGGAAATGCGCGACGTCGATGTCGCCATGGTCGATGCGCAGGAAACCCGCCGCATCCTGGACCGCCTGTACGGCTACGAGATCTCTCCGGTGCTGTGGCGCAAGGTGGCCCGCGGCCTGTCCGCCGGCCGTGTGCAGTCCGTTGCCACCCGCCTGGTGGTGGAGCGCGAACGCGAACGCATGGCGTTCCGTCCCGCCTCCTACTGGGACCTGCTGGGCACCTTCGCCACCGGCGCTGCCGAGTCCTTCAAGGCCAAGCTGGTTTCCGTGGACGGCGCCCGCGTCGCCACGGGCAAGGACTTCAGCGACCTCGGCCAGCTCAAGGCCAAGGCCGTCGCCCACCTGGATGAAGCAGCCGCCACCTCGCTGGCAGCGAACCTGGAATCGGCGTCGTTCTCCGTCCGCTCCGTGGACACCAAGCCGTACACCCGCCGTCCGGCCGCGCCGTTCACCACCTCCACCCTGCAGCAGGAGGCCGGCCGCAAGCTGCGCTACTCCTCCAAGGTGACCATGCAGGTGGCGCAGCGGCTGTATGAAAACGGCTACATCACCTATATGCGTACCGATTCGCCCGCGCTGTCGGACCAGGCGATCAATGCCGCCCGCCGGCAGGCCTCGGAACTGTACGGACCGGAATACGTCCCCGAGGCGCGCCGCGTGTACAAGGGCAAGTCCAAGAACGCGCAGGAAGCCCACGAGGCCATCCGCCCCGCCGGCGACTCCTTCCGCACCCCGGCGCAGGTTGCCTCCTCGCTGCGCGGCGACGAGTTCAAGCTCTACGAGCTGATCTGGAAGCGCACCGTCGCCTCGCAGATGGCCGACGCCAAGGGCTCGACGGCGTCCGTCCGCCTGGGCGCCGTGGCCTCCGACGGCCGCGATGCCGAGTTCTCGGCCTCCGGTACCGTCATCACCTTCCGCGGCTTCATGGCCGCCTACGAGGAAGGCCGCGACGCCGCCCGCGACGACGACGCCGAAGGCACCGAGGGCGCACGCCTGCCGGTCCTGAAGGCCGACGACGCGCTGACCGCAGCCGACCTCAACGCCGTCGGGCACGAGACCTCCCCGCCGCCGCGCTACACCGAAGCGTCGCTGGTGAAGGTGCTCGAAGAGCTCGGCATCGGCCGCCCGTCGACCTACGCCGCGACCATCTCCACCATCATGGACCGCGGCTACGTCACCAACCGCGGCCAGGCCCTGGTGCCGAGCTGGATTGCGTTCTCCGTGGTGCGGCTGCTGGAAGAGCACTTCACCGACTACGTGGACTACGACTTCACTGCTGAGCTGGAAGAGGACCTGGACCGCATTGCCCGCGGCGAAGCCGGCCGCGTGCAGTGGCTGAACCAGTTCTACTATGGCGACCGCGTCGAGACCGGCCTGCATACGATCGTGAACGACCTGGGTGAAATCGACGCCAAGGCGATCAACTCGATCGAAATTGCCCCCGGCATCACGCTGCGTGTCGGCAAGTTCGGCCCGTACCTGGAGCGCCCGCTGCCCGCCGACGCCCCGGAAGGCACCGAGCCCGAGCGCGCCAACGTGCCGGAGGACCTGGCCCCGGATGAGCTGACCGCCGAAAAGGCGATTGAGTTGATGGAAACCGCCGGACCCGAAGAGCGTGTGCTGGGCGAGGATCCCGAAACTGGACGCACCATCGTCGCCCGCAACGGCCGCTACGGCCCGTACGTGATCGAACTGATCCCCGAGGTCACCGCCGAGGAACTGGCCGCCGCACCGGTGGAGTACTACAAGAACGGCAAGCCCAAGCCGCCGAAAAAGCCGGTCAAGGCCAAGCCACGCACCGGATCGCTGTTCAAGTCCATGAGCGTGGAAACCGTCACGCTCGAGGAGGCGCTGAAGCTGATGAAGCTTCCGCGCGTCCTGGGCACCGACGCCGAAGGCAACGAGATCACCGTGCAGAACGGGCGTTTCGGCCCGTACCTGAAGAAGGGCACGGACTCGCGGTCCATCGGCTCCGAAGAGGAGATTTTCAGCATCACGCTGGAGCAGGCGCTGGAGATCTACTCGCAGCCCAAGCAGCGCGGCGGCCGGCAGGCTGCTGCCCCGCTGGCGGAGTTTGGTACCGACCCGGTGTCGGAGAAGCCGATCGTGGTGAAGGACGGCCGCTTCGGTCCGTACATCACCGACGGCATCACCAACATCACGGTGCCCCGGTCCACGGCCATTGAAGAGCTGACCCGTGAACAGGCCATCGAGCTGCTGGCCGAGAAGCGCGAAAAGGGCCCGGCCAAGAAGCCGGCCGCCCGCAAGCCGGCGGCGCGCAAGCGCACGCCGGCCAAGAAGTAG
- a CDS encoding DUF7059 domain-containing protein, with amino-acid sequence MTDFSGIPGAPQSSNLPRLEALASDLAAARYTVDGVADFLGESAAAALGRDQLVPALLRCREEAAQDAPDPVHVMILLWLVGENLDRATLDAAFPLTRTEGLLALGLLETAPDSARDSTGDDGIGADGGYRAAVDLRPYGIDGAPGAAAGEEPGETNLWVASDLGAHQRPGVLRHDHVLGIGQASLSLAQLTIRRNVDRALDLGTGCGIQAFHLLRHARHVTATDISDRALAFTRFNLLLNAAALDLDPRRLEDRVSLRLGSLLEPVAGEHFDLVVSNPPFVITPRAGSENPEDRFTYRDGGLAGDGIVAALVATLQDVLVPGGTAQMLGNWEIQGAAPATAPVPVDSDFANSNTATDNDATDHDTAADWSARLMSWLPPQTDAWVIQREVLEPAEYAEMWLRDAAENRDRAEYVASYAAYLADFASREVSAVGFGSLFLRRRADPDAAPLRRFEEITHALEQPVGPHLGAAVERFDWLAAHPALEAEHLEVAEDVTEERHARPGAEHPGVILLRQGAGLRRTNLMSTELTGFVSASDGELSVGQIIGALAALLGRTDPEFAQRLEAEVRNLVLDGFLLPAAPGSR; translated from the coding sequence GTGACTGATTTTTCCGGCATTCCCGGTGCACCCCAGAGTTCGAACCTGCCGCGCCTTGAGGCTCTCGCCTCGGATCTGGCAGCTGCCCGCTACACGGTCGACGGCGTGGCGGACTTCCTGGGGGAGTCCGCCGCAGCCGCCCTCGGCCGCGACCAGCTGGTGCCGGCCCTGCTGCGCTGCCGTGAGGAAGCAGCGCAGGACGCCCCGGATCCGGTCCATGTGATGATCCTGCTGTGGCTGGTGGGTGAGAACCTGGACCGGGCGACGCTCGACGCGGCGTTCCCGCTGACCCGGACCGAAGGACTGCTGGCCTTGGGCCTGCTCGAAACCGCGCCGGACAGCGCGCGGGACAGCACCGGCGATGACGGCATTGGGGCCGACGGCGGCTACCGGGCCGCCGTGGACCTGCGCCCCTACGGGATCGACGGTGCGCCCGGCGCTGCCGCTGGCGAGGAGCCCGGGGAGACTAATCTGTGGGTCGCCAGCGACCTGGGTGCCCACCAGCGTCCCGGCGTGCTGCGCCACGACCACGTCCTGGGCATCGGGCAGGCCTCGCTGAGCCTGGCCCAGCTGACCATCCGCCGGAACGTGGACCGGGCCCTGGACCTGGGCACCGGCTGCGGAATCCAGGCCTTCCACCTGCTCCGCCACGCCCGGCATGTCACCGCCACCGATATTTCCGACCGGGCGCTCGCGTTCACCCGCTTCAACCTGCTCCTGAATGCCGCGGCACTGGACCTGGATCCCCGCCGGCTCGAGGACCGGGTGTCGCTGCGGCTCGGGAGCCTGCTGGAGCCGGTGGCCGGGGAACACTTTGACCTGGTGGTCTCCAACCCGCCGTTCGTCATCACGCCGCGGGCCGGCAGTGAGAACCCGGAGGACCGCTTCACCTACCGCGACGGCGGCCTGGCCGGCGACGGGATCGTGGCTGCACTGGTGGCGACCCTGCAGGATGTGCTGGTGCCCGGCGGCACGGCCCAGATGCTGGGCAACTGGGAGATCCAGGGCGCCGCTCCGGCAACCGCTCCGGTTCCCGTCGACAGTGATTTTGCCAACAGCAACACCGCCACAGACAATGACGCCACAGACCATGACACCGCCGCTGACTGGTCGGCGCGGCTGATGTCCTGGCTGCCGCCGCAGACCGATGCATGGGTCATCCAGCGGGAGGTGCTGGAACCGGCCGAATACGCCGAAATGTGGCTGCGCGACGCCGCCGAGAACCGGGACCGTGCGGAGTACGTGGCCTCCTATGCCGCGTACCTGGCTGATTTTGCCTCCCGCGAAGTCTCCGCCGTCGGCTTCGGTTCGCTGTTCCTGCGCCGCCGGGCGGACCCGGACGCGGCCCCGCTGCGCCGGTTCGAGGAAATCACCCACGCCCTGGAACAGCCGGTGGGCCCGCACTTGGGCGCCGCCGTCGAGCGCTTTGACTGGCTGGCCGCCCATCCGGCGCTGGAGGCGGAACATCTGGAGGTGGCAGAGGACGTCACCGAGGAACGCCACGCCCGCCCCGGAGCCGAGCATCCCGGCGTGATCCTGCTGCGGCAGGGCGCCGGCCTGCGGCGCACCAACCTGATGAGCACCGAGCTGACCGGATTCGTTTCCGCTTCCGACGGGGAGCTGTCCGTGGGACAGATCATCGGGGCCCTGGCCGCCCTGCTGGGACGAACGGATCCGGAGTTTGCCCAGCGTCTGGAGGCCGAGGTCCGCAACCTGGTGCTGGACGGATTCCTGCTTCCCGCAGCTCCCGGAAGCCGCTGA